The Candidatus Scalindua japonica genomic interval TCAGATCAGGATGGCACAAAAGACATTTGAGATATTGAAACATAGAGAAGGTTCTGTCGCGTCTATAAACGGCGCCACACAAATAAGAGCCGGAGTGGTCAGACCTGAAATAATAATTCCGTATAACAAAGAAGAGGTTTCCGGTACGGCTGCAGAAAGCAGTCCATCTGAGAACAGAGAATCTGTCGGAATTTCAATAGGTAACCAGATTCGTATAATCAGAAATCCGAATTTTGGAATGCTTGGTAAGGTTAAGGAATTGCCAAGTGAATTGCAGGCAATTGAGACGGAAGCTATGGCCAGAGTTTTAAAAGTTGAATTTCCTGATGGTCAAACTGCTATTGTACCAAGGGCAAATGTTGAGGCAATTGAGGAATAATGAATAAAACATTGGTCATATACATATTATTTATACTTACCCTTTCATACACATCCCTCACATTTGGCATGGGAAGAGGTAAGTCTGACTTTGAGGCCTTTGATACTCCAAATGACAGTGGCAATAGCATATCGCTCAGATGGCCGTCTTCTCCTGATGAATCAACAAATGCTGAGTACATTGTATTTGTTTCTACTAATAAAAACGGTCCATTTGAAATAGAAGCTTTACACATCAAATCTAATGATATGTATGAAGAAGGTACGGATTCCAGTTATCATATTGCACACATTGAAACTAATAATTTATTAATTACAGAAATTTCTAATAATAATGACAACATCAATTATTTCTTCAAGCTTGTCAAGAGATCAAATATTGATAGTGTAAATATAGGAATGATTGAATCCGCTACCCCCAAGGGAAACTGGTTCAACAAGTTGAGATTGAATAATTTTATAATAATGATTATCTTTTCGATAATTGTATTAGGCTGCATCAAGCACGCAAAAAAAGTTCAAGGCCTTTTTATCAGAAAAATAAAAGGTTTAGATGCTATAGATGATGCGTTAGGAAGAGCGACAGAGATGGGTAAGCCGGCATTGTTTGTCCATGGCCTTAATGAC includes:
- a CDS encoding DUF6754 domain-containing protein; translation: MNKTLVIYILFILTLSYTSLTFGMGRGKSDFEAFDTPNDSGNSISLRWPSSPDESTNAEYIVFVSTNKNGPFEIEALHIKSNDMYEEGTDSSYHIAHIETNNLLITEISNNNDNINYFFKLVKRSNIDSVNIGMIESATPKGNWFNKLRLNNFIIMIIFSIIVLGCIKHAKKVQGLFIRKIKGLDAIDDALGRATEMGKPALFVHGLNDMDSISTIAAINILGKIALRVAEYDTPLKVSNIYPIVLSVSQEVVKESYLEAGRPDAYIADNVFLAASEQFPYVVALSGIMTREKPAANFFVGYFYAESLILAETGAATGAIQIAATDAFTQLPFFITTCDYTLMGEELYAASAYLSRDPLLLGSLRAQDITKAIIIGVIVFGAFLATCGVDFITFLFKPG